GGTCCGGGGCAACGGCGACGCCTATTACACTCCCGGACAGGAGCCCTGGGGCAGCCTGCTCACAGGAACCCCGGGAGAGGATCCCGGTTGGGATCCCCTGGAATATGCCCTGGAGTTGGCCCACCGACGCGGCCTGGAATTGCATGCCTGGTTCAATACCTTCCCCGTATGGCGGGGATCTGAACCTCCACCAGTTACGACACCCGCCTCTCCATTCCTGACCCATCCTCAGTGGATAGTCAGTGACTCGGGCGGCACTCCCATGCCACTATCCGATCATTACATATCCTTCTCGCCAGGCATCCCGGGAGTCCATGATCACATCATCAGCGTAGTGTTGGATGTAATCAGGCGCTACGATATCGATGGCGTTCATTTCGACTATATCCGCTACCCTGAAGGAGCGCCCCGGGCAGGCTATTCTCACGACCCCATCAGCGTCCAGCGATTCAACTCGATTGAGGGTAATCCCTTACAGCTCGACTGGAATGACTGGCAGCGGGAACAAATCACCCGGTTTGTAGCCCGGGCCTACAACGCGATTACAGCAGTTAAGCCGTGGATCAAGGTCTCTGCCGCAGTTATCGGTAGCTACGAAGCGGGCGGTTGGAATGCCTACCATATCGTTTACCAGGATCCCCGCCGCTGGACGGAGCTGGGCAAGATGGACTTTATCACCCCCATGATCTACTGGCCCAGAAAGCATCCTACCCAACCATTTCTGAAACGCTCCATCGAGTGGCAGAATCATTAT
Above is a window of Candidatus Neomarinimicrobiota bacterium DNA encoding:
- a CDS encoding glycoside hydrolase family 10 protein; its protein translation is MLVAISLVAVLSFSCAHFRPPPPVKEARGVWLHRFDYCQLTLTHDQDSIRAYIADVINQAADAHFNIIFFQVRGNGDAYYTPGQEPWGSLLTGTPGEDPGWDPLEYALELAHRRGLELHAWFNTFPVWRGSEPPPVTTPASPFLTHPQWIVSDSGGTPMPLSDHYISFSPGIPGVHDHIISVVLDVIRRYDIDGVHFDYIRYPEGAPRAGYSHDPISVQRFNSIEGNPLQLDWNDWQREQITRFVARAYNAITAVKPWIKVSAAVIGSYEAGGWNAYHIVYQDPRRWTELGKMDFITPMIYWPRKHPTQPFLKRSIEWQNHYARERYVFPGIGSYMYNARKRPYRWNEAEGQIDDLRKHRIPGMVFFDARSLETRWSELATDHFRNPANIPAMPWKDRQSPQPPTNLKAQVSGTAIRLTWVTPEDDDVQRFNIYLSRKLPINTSNGRNLWAVTAGPRLEWKMRPGNDVKGHYAAVSALDAAGNESGLSNPVLLK